Proteins from a genomic interval of Sphingobacterium lactis:
- the traN gene encoding conjugative transposon protein TraN encodes MKNHLKTFWAIALILGFAAQSNAQDSIRTPLALGKIEPYRMEVTYDKTSHLIFPTAIRYVDLGSEYLIAGKAEDAENVLRVKASVRDFEPETNFSVITNDGRFYSFNVYYSSYPEAMSYDLLTMQKAVDKAKGNDVLFEELGNNSPSLAGLLLETIYKKDKRIVKHIGAKSFGIQFILKGIYIHNGKYYFHTELRNRANVPFEIDFINFKVVDKKVAKRTVVQERPLTPLRTYKPLDGISGKSTEQNVFLLDQFTIADDKVLLIEIFEKNGGRHQTLHVENSDLIKARLIDDMHLKF; translated from the coding sequence ATGAAAAATCATTTAAAAACCTTTTGGGCTATTGCCCTTATACTCGGCTTTGCTGCACAATCTAATGCACAGGACAGCATCAGAACACCACTTGCATTGGGCAAGATAGAGCCGTACCGTATGGAAGTTACCTACGATAAAACCTCGCACCTGATTTTCCCGACTGCCATTCGTTACGTGGATTTGGGCAGCGAATACCTTATTGCAGGGAAAGCCGAAGATGCGGAAAACGTGTTGCGTGTAAAAGCATCTGTAAGGGACTTTGAGCCGGAAACGAATTTTTCCGTTATTACGAATGACGGACGTTTTTATAGTTTCAACGTGTATTACAGTTCCTACCCGGAGGCAATGAGCTATGACCTGCTCACGATGCAAAAAGCGGTGGATAAAGCCAAAGGTAACGATGTGCTTTTTGAAGAACTGGGCAACAATTCGCCGTCACTGGCAGGCTTGCTTTTGGAAACCATTTACAAGAAAGACAAACGCATTGTAAAGCATATCGGTGCTAAGAGTTTCGGCATTCAGTTTATCCTAAAAGGGATTTACATACATAACGGCAAATACTATTTCCATACTGAATTGAGAAACCGTGCCAATGTTCCTTTCGAGATTGATTTCATCAATTTCAAAGTAGTGGATAAAAAGGTAGCTAAACGCACCGTAGTCCAGGAACGCCCTTTAACTCCTTTGAGAACTTACAAGCCATTGGACGGTATTTCCGGAAAATCGACCGAACAAAATGTGTTCCTGTTAGACCAGTTTACCATTGCCGATGATAAGGTACTGCTGATTGAGATTTTCGAGAAAAACGGTGGCAGGCATCAAACATTGCACGTCGAAAATTCCGATTTAATCAAAGCCCGTTTGATTGACGATATGCACCTGAAATTTTAA